CGGTGCGCCCAGTAATAAAGCGGGAGGTCGGTGGACAGGCAGATCGAGACTTGGTTTTCCAGGAACCGGCGCGCGCTCATGGGATAGGAGAGCATGACAAATTCGCAGCAACGGGTGTCGCCCTTGGATTTTCCGAGGTGGCATTCGCCGTAGATCTTGGCGCGGTAGTCGGTCGTGGTGTCGTCGATGGGGAGCGGGCAGAGGACGACGACGCGGCAGGGATAGCGGCGGGAAAAGTTGACCGCGATCTGGAATTGCGCGGTGCCGTCGGCGGGCGTGGTGCCAAAGCCGAGGTGCAGGACGAGGTTGATCTGGGTGGCCTTGGCGTCGTCGCTTTCGGGCGCGGGGCGTCCGGCGATTTCGTAGTCGCCCCACATTTTCGCGAGGCCTTTGCTGATGGAGCCGACGGGAACGTCGAAACCGGGAAGGGCGTGGAAGACGGACATGGGAATGGACGATTTACGAATTACGATTTACGATTGGGCGCTGCCGCGCCGAGGGCAGGGAGAGAATGGGTGGCGTCACAGGCATGCGATTAGGTGTGGCGTGCGAGTTTTCAAGTGGGGGGATTTTCAATCGTAATTCGTAAATCGTAATTCGTCCATTCCCTCACGGTTGTCTCCAGTTGTGGTGATCGGCGGCGAGGAGCGCGTCGGAGGAGGCCGGGCCCCAGGAACCGGCGGCGTAGGCGTCCATGCCTTTGCGGCCGGCGGCGGTCCAGGCTTCGAGCACGGGCGTGTAGAGTTGCCACGAGGCCTCGGTCTCGTCGCCGCGGATGAAGAGGGTGCCGTCGCCGGTCATCGCGTCGAGGACGAGCCGCTCGTAGGCCTCGGGGGTGTCGGAGCCGAAGGTCGTGCTGTAGCGGAAGTTCATTTTCACGGGCTGCGTGCGGGTGGCGAGGCCGGGGACTTTGCCGTTGAAAATGAGGCCGAGCCCCTCGTCGGGCTGGATCTGGAAGGCGAGGGTGTTGGGCGCGAGGTTGATGTGCGCGCTTTCGGAAAAGATGGTCCCCGGCGGGCGTTTGAACTGTATCGCGATTTCGGATACGCGGCGGGCCATGCATTTGCCGGAGCGAAGGTAGAAGGGGACGCCCTGCCAGCGCCAGTTGTTGATGCAGAGGCGGATGGCGGCGTAGGTTTCGGTGGCGGATTCCGGGGAGATGCCCTCCTCTTCGAGGTAGCCCCTGACCTGTTTTCCGCCCATCATGCCGGAGGCGTATTGGGCGCGGGCGGTGTCGCCGCCGGGCGCGGGATCGAGGGGCTGGATGGCCTTGAGGACCTTGACCTTTTCGTCGCGCACGGCCTCGGCGTCGAAGGACACCGGCGGCTCCATCGCGGTGAGGGCGAGGAGCTGCATGGTGTGGTTTTGGATCATGTCGCGGAGCGCGCCGCTTTGCTCGTAGTAGCCGCCGCGGGTGCCGACGCCGACTTCCTCGGCGACGGTGATCTGGACGTGGTCGATATAGTTGCGGTTCCAGAGGGGCTCGAAGATCGCGTTGGCGAAGCGCTGGACGAGCAGGCCTTGCACGGTTTCTTTGCCGAGATAGTGGTCGATGCGGTAAACTTGGTGTTCTTGGAAAACGGAGGCGATGGTGTGGTTCAGACCGCGGGCGGACTCGAGGTCGCGACCGAAGGGTTTTTCGATGATGATCTTCGAGTGGTGCGGCTGGCCGAGGTGGCGCGAGGCCAGGCCGCTGGAGCCGAGATGCGTGATGATGGGGGCGAAGACGGAAGGCGGGGTGGAGACGTAGAAGAGAACCTGCACGTCGCGTCCGAGTTTTTGCTCGATCGCGGCGATGTGCGCGGCGAGGCGGGTGAAGGCGGCGGAATCATCGTAGGCGCCGGCGACGTAGGAGGTGTTGGCGGCGATATGGCGCCAGACGTCGGGATTGAGTTCGCGGCGCGAGAACTCGCGGATGGCCTGCGTGGCGATTTCCCGGAATTCGTCGTCGGGAATGGGTTTGCGGCCGTAGCCGACGAGGAAAAAATCGGCGGGAAGCAGGTTGTCGAAGCCCAGATTGTAAACGGCGGGGATGAGCTTGCGGGCGGTGAGGTCGCCGGACGCGCCGAAGATGACGACGACGGTGGGCGGGGTGCCGCGGTGCCGGCTGAGACCTTGGAGAAACGGATGGCGGGTGGATTCGCTTTCGCTCATGTGGATGGCGGAGAAGGGAAGGAGATGCAGAATGACCGGAAAGTTTCGGACGGGGCGAGGGAATGGCAAGCGGTTATGCGAAACAAATTTGGAGGCGGCGGCCGTCACCCGGTGTCGCCGCCTGCCGCCGCCCGGCGATACAGCCCGCGCTCTCGGATCAATGCGAATACGCCCTGCGGAACGAACGCCTCGACCGGACGGCCTTCGCACAACCGCGCACGCAATTCCGATGAGCTGATTCGCGGCAGATCGCCCGCGCACGGATACAATCGCAGGCCGGGGATGCCGCCGTCCGCCGCGACCTCCGGCGCGTGTCCCGGGCGATGCAGCACGACAAATTCCACCAGCCGGGCCAATTCGTCGATGCCGCGCCAGAGGGACAGTTTCCCCAGCAGGTCGCTGCCGATGATCCAGAAAAGCCGGTCATCCGGGCAAGAGGCGCGAAAATGTCGCGCCGATTCGATCGCGTAACTCACGCCGCCCCGGCGTAATTCGTGATCGGATACCTCCAGCCAGTCCTCGCCTCCCGCGGCCGCGCGCACCATGTCGAGACGATCCCCGGCGGATGCGGCCGGCGGCGCGATGTCGCGAGCCTTGGACGGACTCGATGCGGCGGGCAGCAACACGACGCGGTCCAGCCGGCATTGTTCGCGCGCCAGTCTGGCGGCGGCCAGATGGCCGAAATGGACCGGATCAAAACTGCCGCCGAGAAAACCGATTTTCACGGGAGGCACGGTTGCCGGGCCGGCGGCTTCCATCAAGACCGCAATGCGGCGCCACGATGGTTTACTGTTCGTCCGTTTTCCCAACAAGCACGCTTTACCCCGGCCGATGTTTTGTATCATCGTCCACGTGAATTTTTGAAATCCCCGTCAAACCTCTGTCAACTTTCGGAAACCCCATTCGTCTATCTCGCTTTCAGCCATGAGAAACAACATCAACCGCCGCCGTTTTCTGCGCTACACCGCGACCGGCGGCGCAGGACTATTGGTTCCCGCAAGTTTGCTTGGCCAGTCACAGGCAGACATCGCCGCATCCTCGAAAAACAACACCGCCCCGGAATTCGAACAGCGCGTCCTCGGCCGCACCGGCATGAAACTCCCCATCCTGAGCATGGGTGTCATGCGCGCCGACAACCCGAACCTCGTCAAGGCCGCCATGCGCTCCGGCATCGTGCACTTCGACACCGCGCATGGCTACCAGAAGGGAAACAACGAGGCCATGCTCGGCAAAGTCTTCAAGGACGTGCCGCGCGGCTCGTTCACCGTCGCGACCAAGATAAACCTCGGCAAGGACGTGATGGCCGAAAAGGCCCCCGGGATGTTCATGGAGCGTTTTAATACGAGCATGGACCGCCTCGGGCTCGATTATGTCGATATATTGTTTCTCCATGCGATCGACAATGCCGCCGCCGTGCTGCACGGGCCGATTCTCGAGGTCATGGAAAAACTGAAAAAGGAAGGCAGGGTCAGGCACACCGGCGTCTCCACCCACAAAAACGAGCCCGAGGTCATCGACGCCGTCATAAAGAGCAAGGTCTATGAAGTGGCGCTCACCGCGTATAATTTTCGCCAGGAGCATGTCGCGGAGATGAAGACGGCCATCGCGCGCGCCGCCGAAGCGGGCGTCGGCGTCATTGCCATGAAAACCATGGCCGGGGCCAAGAACGTGAATGTGTCCGCCGCCCTGAAATGGGCGTTGCAGGACAAAAATGTCTGCACGGCCATCCCGGGATTCACGAACTTCGAGGAACTGGACGTGTGCCTCGAAGCGGCGGCCAACCTCCGCTACACGCCCGACGAGAAAGCCTTCATGGCGCGGGCCGACTCCGTGCCCACGCTTTATTGCCAGCAGTGCGATGCGTGCGCCGGGCAGTGCCCGCAAAACCTGCCCATCCCCGATCTCATGCGCGCCTACATGTATGCGCACGGCTACCGAAATCCCGGCCTCGCCAAGGAGACCATCGCCGCGCTCGATCTCCCCGACAACCCCTGCTCCGATTGCGCGGCCTGCACCGTGCAATGCCGCTCGGGATTCCTCGTCGCCGAAAAAATCCAAAACATCGCGCGCGTGCGCTCCGTGCCCGATGAATTCCTGGTGTGACATAATAAAATCCCATGATTAAAAAATATATAACCCTCCTTTTCCTTGCGGGCTGCGCATGCGCGGCCCGCGCCCAGACGCCGGCGGAACTCCGCGCCATGCTGCCGCCGGTGGACGGCTGGACGCTGTCGGACAAGGTCGAGGTATTCAATCGCGACAACCTGTTCGACCGCATCAACGGGGCGGCGGACGCGTTTCTGATCTGCAACTTCGAGGAGATGACCACGCTCGATTATCTCAAGGACGGCTCGAAGTCATATGTCACGCTCCAGATGTATCGCCATGCCACGCCCGCCGACGCGTTTGCCATCTACTCGGCTGAACGCACGCCGGACATGACGTTCCTGAATATCGGCGCCGAGGGATATCGCGCCGCGGGAATCGTCTATTTTCTGTCGGGCAGCATGTATGTGAAACTGACCACCTCCGACGAAAGCGCCGGGACCGCCGCCATGATGGAAAAAGTGGCGCGCGCGCTGGCCGTGAAAATCGACGCGAAGGCCGCGCTCCCCGGCCTGTTGCAGGTGTTTCCCGCCAAGGACAAACAACCCCGGTCCGAAGTATATATCGTGGAGAGTTTCATGGGGCATAAATTCCTCCACTCCGCCTACCGGGCGTCCTATGCGAAGGACGGGAAGGAATATCAATTGTTCGTCATCGATGGAAAGACAAAGGCGGGCGCGGAGAAAATGCTGGCCGACTACCTGAAGTTCGCCAAGCAACCGGAGAATCCCACGGAAGGGCTGCTCACCGTGCACGACCGCTTCAACGGCGACATCCCGATGCTCTGGCGCGGGCGTTACCTTTTCGGCCTCGTCAACGACAGCGGCGCGCAGGTGGATGCCGGGGCGTTGCTGGCCCAGGTGGCGGACGCGGCGCGGGATTGAGGCGCTGTGATCGTTCGCGAAACGCCTTGGGAACCAAAAGAGAGCGAAACGAGTAAGAGAACGAGAACGATTTTTTGGAGGCGGCGTCCCCGTCGCCGCCATCCAAGCCGAAGGCCACAAGACGCAACGTAGCCGCGCCAGCGACTGGGAGCGCCGGCATCTTGCCGGCAGACGACACGAAGTGTCGCCGGATCGAGTGGCACGGGCGTCCCGCCCGTGCGGCGGCGCTTCGCGCCGCCAAAGCCGGCTGGAAGCCGGCGCTCCCAGTCGCTCACGCGGCTGCGCATGGCCGGCACCATTTCCGGTTGCACCCGGCGCGCACTGCGCGGGAACACCGCGATTGACTACGATGCGGGCGGCGGACATTTTGCGCCCGCCCAAAATGAGCAACGCCCCGGCAGCCCCGCAATGTCCGCCGCCGCCTGCACGGCCCGCACGGAAAACGTGGACGGCCGGCGCGCTCACTTACACGACGGGCGGAGTGGCGGCGCTTTTCCTTTGGTTGTTGTGGGGCGATTTAGCCTGGGCGATGCGCGACCGGTCGGTCATGCCGATGGCGCAATGGTATCTCAACAGCCTGGGTATTCCGAGCGCGGTTTACGCGCTGCTCATCAGTTCGGTGCCCGCGGCCATCGCGCTGGTCGCGGGGCCGGTCATCAGCGTGAAATCGGACCGGCATCGCGGGCGGCGCGGACGGCGCATCCCGTTTTTGCTCGCGCTGACGCCGCTGGCCGCATTCGGCATGCTCGGAATCGCGCTGACGCCGTTTTTGGCGGACGAGGCGGCGCGCGTGTTTGCGCCGGGACACCCGGCGGGCGGCTGGCTGCGCGCGGCGCTCGACGGCTCGGTGGCGGGGAGTGTGCTGCAAGACAGGCAGGTGGTCGCGATCGCATGCTTCGGCGTGTTCTGGGTCGCGTATGAGCTGGCCGTCATCGCCGCGCAGCTCGTGTTTGGCGGGCTCATCAACGATGTGGTGCCGCGCGCCTTGCTCGGGCGGTTTTACGGGCTGTTTCGCGCCATCAGCCTGATCGACGGAATGATTTTCAACTTTTGGATCATCGGCCATGTGCCGGCGCATTTCACGCTCATCATGGTTGTCATCGGCTTGTTTCACCTGGTGGTCGTGATGTGGACGTTTTTGAAAATCCGCGAGGGCGCGTATCCGCCGCCCCCGCCGCCGCGCCCGGTGGGCGCGGGCAGGGCCGGGCGATTTCTGGCGGGCGCGGGCGATTATTTCCGCGAGTGCTTCACCAACTCCTACTATGTGCTGATTTTCGTGATGATGATGGCGGCGATGATGGCGTTTTCGCCGGTGAATGTTTACGCGATCCCGCACGCGCAGAGCCTCGGCGTGGACATGCATGTGTATGGGAAATTTCTCGCGCTCACGTTTCTGATTTCGCTGGGGCTGTCGTATTTTCTCGGCTGGCTGGCCGATGTGTTTCATCCGCTGCGCGTGACCATCGCGTCTCTGGCCGCGTATGCGCTGGTGGCGGGATGGGGAGGAATTTTTGCGCGGACGGCGGAGACGTTTCTCGTCGCGTGGGTGGCGCACGGCGTGCTGGCGGGATGCTATTTCACGAGCGCGGCGTCGCTCGGGCAGCGGTTGTATCCGCATTCGAAATACGCGCAATTCGCGTCGGCCGCGGGGATTTTCCTGGCGATGGCCAACATGGTGCTGATGCCGCTGGTGGGATTGCTGATCGACGGCACGGGGCGGACCTACCGGCACACGTTCACGGTGGCGTGCGCGCTGGCGCTGGTGTCGCTGGCGGCGGCGTGGGGCGTGCACCGGAAATTCACGCGGCTCGGCGGGGCTGCGGGTTATGTGGCGCCGGAGTGATTGCCCGCGGCCTGGCGCGAGGTCGGCTCCGAATGGTGCTTGGTTAAGAGAGAGTCGCTTGCGCAAGGAGGGGCGGTGTCCCCGCCGCCCGACGAGGCGAAAGCCTCGCCCGTTTGCGCGTGGTTCATCGAGATCGAGACACGACGGGCACGCGTTCCGCGTGTCGGGCGGCGGGACGCCGCCCCTCCTTGCGCAAGCGTGCTTTTGACGACAACAGACCCTATGGTCGCACCGCCTTGGGTTTTTGTGGTCGTTTTTTCGAGGGTTTGGTCGCGGTCTTCAGCGCGCGCTGCATCGCCTTGAAATCTTTCGGCGGCGGGGCGGTGAGGTCGAGCAGTTTGCCGGTGACCGGATGGTGCACCACGAGGTGCTCGGCATGGAGCATTACGCGGGACGGCTGCACGGGGAGGCGCGGATCGGCGTGCCAGCCATAGACCGTGTCTCCGAGGAGGACGTGTCCGAGGGATTTCAGGTGCACGCGGATCTGGTGCGTGCGGCCGGTGTGGATGCGGCAGCGCACGAGCGTGGCGAGCGCGCCGTAGCTCTCCACCACCTCCCAGTCGGTGTGGGCGTCGCGCGCGGCGGGATGGCTTTCCTCGAAAGCCATCATTTTGTGGCGCTGGTGCGGGTTGCGGCCGATGGGCTTGCGGATGCTGCCGCTGAGCAGCGCGGGCGTGCCGGCGACGAGCGCGAGGTATTCTTTTTGCAGCGCGCGGGTGGAGAACTGCTCGGAGAGGCCGCGGTGGGCTGCGTCGGTTTTGGCGACAAGCATCACGCCCGAGGTCTCGCGGTCGAGGCGATGCACGATGCCGGGGCGTTCGACGCCGCCGACGCCGCTCAGCCCGCCTTTGCAATGGGCGAGCAAGGCGTGCACGAGCGTGTCCTCGCCGGTCGCCGCGCCGGGGTGCACGACCATGCCGGCGGCTTTGTTGATGGCGAGGAGGTGCCTGTCCTCGAAAAGGATGTCGAGCGGGATGGCGACGGGCTTGAGTTCCGACGGTCTGGCGTCGGGCATGGAGAAGGCGAGGGTGTCGCCGCCGTGGACGGCGTGGTCGCGCTTGATGGGCCGGCCGTCGAACGAGACGAGCCCGGCGTCAAACGCGCGCTGGATGGCCACGCGGCTGTGCCCGGGAAATGCGATGGCGAGCGCCTTGTCGGCGCGGATGCGGCGGATTCCGGGCGGCACGGTGTGGGTGAGGGTGGCGTTGGGCATGGAATTTCTGGTCCGCCGCCATGACTGAATGGCGGCGGAATGACTCTAGAACGGGAATCCTATCGAAAGATGCAAGGTGCCTTTGGGGTCGTTGGGGCGGGGATTGAGGTTGCGCCCGTATTCGAGACGGAGCGGGCCGAGGATGGTGCGGTAGCGGATGCCGATGCCCAGGCTGTGGAGCCATTCGTAGCCGGGGTCCGCGGCCAGCTTCGCCTTGTCGGTGAGGAGATCGTAGAAGAGCACGGCCGACCAGTTTTCCGTGAGGGCTTGCTCGAGTTCGAGGTTCATCAGCGCGTATATATTTGCGCCGAGGTAACTGGCGCCGTCTGGCGCATAGGGGGCGGCTTCGCCTTCCTGATAGCCGCGAATGCTGCTCTGGCCGCCGGGGAAGTAGAGTTTGTTGAGGGGGAGGGCGGCGGGCGTGTCGCCCGCGATGGGCTCGATGAGGCCGAAGTCGATGCCGGCGTGTATCCAGCGGATGCGTTTCCAGGTGGTGTGGTAGCTGGCGGTGAAGCGGTATTTTTGGTAATTGGCGTCGCCGCCGAGGGTCTGGCTGGCGGTTTCGGATTGAATGAGCCAGTGCCAGCCGCGGCGGGGGAGCAGGGGATTGTCGCGGCGGTCGCGGCCGACGCTGAGTTTGATGCTGGCGGCAAGGGAGCGGTCGTCTTGGCCGGTGTAGGTTTCGACGGTGCTGTTTTTGTTGAGGAGATATTCGTAAGAATAGCCGATGCTGGTGTCGTATCTGGAGCGGCCGAAGAAGCGGCGGAAGGTGATGGCGGCGCCGTATTCCTCGCGGTCGAAGGCAACTTCCTCGCGATGGAGCCCGTAGAGGCGGATGGCGGTGCTGACAGAGCGGATGAGGTGTTCGGGCAGCGTGAGGTTGAGGTCGCCGCTGGTGCTTTTCATGGATTGCACGAACTGGAGCCGGGTCTGGTCGGCGATACCGATGAGGTTGTTGGAGCGGAGTTCGATGCCGCCGCGGAGTTCCTCGTAGCTGCCCCAGCCGAGGAGGAGGCTGGCCTGGTGGCGGGGGGCTTCCTTGACGGCGAAGGTGACATCGCGCACGGAAGCGCCCTCGGGCGCGGTGGCGAGGTTTACCTCGTCGAAGACGCCGAGTTGGGCGATACGGTAGCGGGCGTTTTCGAGCAGGACGGGATTGAGCAGGTCGCCTTCGCGGGGGCGGATGCGGCGCCGGACGGTGGCGGCGCGGGTGTGGCGGTCGCCGACAAGGGAGATTTTGCCGATGCGCACCTGGGGACCGGGGGTGACATGCAGGGTGACGGAAACGGGGACGGCATCGCCGGCGGAGGAGGATTCGCGGGCAGGTTCCGAGCGAAGCGACATGCTTGACATGCCCGCGCTCCCAGTTATGGCGCCGGAGGTGTGTTCCAATCGGAGCTGGATGTCGGGATAACCGTGGCGGAAATAGATCTGGCGGGTCTGTTCGGACAGGTCCTGTTGCCACCATTGCGACCAGGGGCGGCCGGCGAGTTTTTGGAGTTCGGCGGTATCAATGGCGGTCTGGGGATCGTTGATGGTGATGCTGCGGACTTTCCAGATCGGGCCGGGGGTGATCTTGATTTCGGCGGTGACATGACCGGTTGAGTGGTCGATGAGGAGGCCCGAGGCGTCGATGGCGGCCTGGGCGTGGCCGCGCTGGCGGAGCTCATCGAGGAGGGCGGAGATGGAATGCTTGAAGGTATTGACGGAATAGGGCGGGGAAAAGCCGACCCAGGCGGTGGTCGGGAGAAAGAGCGCGCGGGCGTCAGATTCCGGCAGGGCGGTGAGGCCGGTGAAGGAAAGGTGTTTCAGGTGGTAGCGCCGGCCCCGGGTGATCTCGAAGCGGACTTCGGCGGCGAGAAGGTCGCGGGGCAGGTCGAGGTCGAAGGTCTCGTCACAGGAATAAGAATCCTTGGCGCCGTCGGGGGCGGTGACCCGGATGTCCAGCTTGGGACGAAGATAACCGTCATCCACGAAGTAGGAGAGGAGAAGAAAGGCGATGTCCTCGATTTCGTTGGCGTTCACGGTCGGACCGCGGTGTGCATCGAGGACTTGGTTGATGGTGCGGACTTGCTGGATGTTGCCCCACCAGCCGGCGCCGCGGACGGAGATGCGGGCGCGCGGCGGCGGCGCGGCGGGCTCGCCGGGGAGCGCGGGCGAAAGCACGAAGAGGAGCGCGAGGAAAAAAAAAGCGAAGCGGGAAATGCGGAAGGAGGGACGGACTCCGTGCCGTCCGGCCGCCCCGAAACGGACGGCACGGAGGCCGTCCTGCCAACGACCATTTTTTCCAATGGGGCTTGCGGCGTGGTTTCGCGGGGAGATCATGGCGCGCTTTTTTTCTCCTCGGGGGGCTTGCTTTGATAAAAGCGCCATTTGAAGCCGATGTTGTAGTCGTCAAATTCGTCGTATTCGCCCACGGCGCTCCAGCGTTTGTCGATCTTATACTCAAGTTTGTAGGTTTCGCGGCCTTGCTGCGTGACTTTGTCGCCGCTGGTGAGCGAGAGGCGTTCCTCGCCCATGTCGAGGCCGAGGAGCTGTTCGAGGATGCCCTGGCCGAGGTAGGTGCCGAGGCGGACCGCGCGTTGCTGGTCGGTGTAGGCGAAGCCGTCGTCGGGGGACTGGCCGGTCATGACGAGGAGAAGGATTTCGGCGGACGAGAGCGGGGGGCTGGAGGAAAAAGCCAGGCGCGGGTCGCCGGGCGCGCCGGTGAGCGACATGGTGAGATCGTGGCCCAGCGTGCTGGTGGTGGCGCGGAAGTCGAGGTTGGGCGTGAAGGGGTTGGCCTGGGTGATGCGGACCCGCCCGGTGCCGACGGAAAAGTTGGCAAAGGGAAAAAGGACGCGGCCTTCGGACATGGTGAGCTCGCCGATGGAGCGCGGCTCGCCGAGGGTGCCGCCAAGCTGGAAATTGGCCGAGAGGCGGCCGGTGGCGAGGGTGGTGCGAAGACGGAGGAAGCGGTCGCCGCGGACATTTATGTCGAGGCGCCAATCATCGAAGGGCGGCGCATCGATGGAAAAAAACGGCGGGCGCGACGCAGGGCCGCCGCCCGGCGTGTCGGGCCAGAGGGCGCGGATATCGGCCAGAAAAAGGGAATCGCGAAGCGTGATGTCCCCGGTGAGCCGGGTGATGTCGCCGTCCGTGCGGGCGCGCAGATCGATGTCGCCGCGCATGAGGAAACCGGAGCGGCGGACGAAGGGGATGTTTTTCCCGCGAAAGGCAAGGTCGAGCGCGGGCAGGGCGTCGGGACGGAGGGTGGCGGAGCCGGTGAGGGCGACTGTTTCACCGCCGACGAGGGCGGTGGCCCGGGTGATTTCGATGCGCCGGCCGGCGAGGCGCGATTCGATTTGAATGTCGCGGATGGCCCCGAGCGGACCCACCGGGCGCAATGCTCCGTCGTGGAGGTGGAGCGTGCCGTCGAGCGAGCCGTCGGGCAGGAGGTGCAGGGAGGCGTTGAGGTGACCGCGGGGGATGAGGAGGT
This genomic stretch from Termitidicoccus mucosus harbors:
- the zwf gene encoding glucose-6-phosphate dehydrogenase, giving the protein MSESESTRHPFLQGLSRHRGTPPTVVVIFGASGDLTARKLIPAVYNLGFDNLLPADFFLVGYGRKPIPDDEFREIATQAIREFSRRELNPDVWRHIAANTSYVAGAYDDSAAFTRLAAHIAAIEQKLGRDVQVLFYVSTPPSVFAPIITHLGSSGLASRHLGQPHHSKIIIEKPFGRDLESARGLNHTIASVFQEHQVYRIDHYLGKETVQGLLVQRFANAIFEPLWNRNYIDHVQITVAEEVGVGTRGGYYEQSGALRDMIQNHTMQLLALTAMEPPVSFDAEAVRDEKVKVLKAIQPLDPAPGGDTARAQYASGMMGGKQVRGYLEEEGISPESATETYAAIRLCINNWRWQGVPFYLRSGKCMARRVSEIAIQFKRPPGTIFSESAHINLAPNTLAFQIQPDEGLGLIFNGKVPGLATRTQPVKMNFRYSTTFGSDTPEAYERLVLDAMTGDGTLFIRGDETEASWQLYTPVLEAWTAAGRKGMDAYAAGSWGPASSDALLAADHHNWRQP
- the nadD gene encoding nicotinate (nicotinamide) nucleotide adenylyltransferase translates to MPPVKIGFLGGSFDPVHFGHLAAARLAREQCRLDRVVLLPAASSPSKARDIAPPAASAGDRLDMVRAAAGGEDWLEVSDHELRRGGVSYAIESARHFRASCPDDRLFWIIGSDLLGKLSLWRGIDELARLVEFVVLHRPGHAPEVAADGGIPGLRLYPCAGDLPRISSSELRARLCEGRPVEAFVPQGVFALIRERGLYRRAAAGGDTG
- a CDS encoding aldo/keto reductase — protein: MRNNINRRRFLRYTATGGAGLLVPASLLGQSQADIAASSKNNTAPEFEQRVLGRTGMKLPILSMGVMRADNPNLVKAAMRSGIVHFDTAHGYQKGNNEAMLGKVFKDVPRGSFTVATKINLGKDVMAEKAPGMFMERFNTSMDRLGLDYVDILFLHAIDNAAAVLHGPILEVMEKLKKEGRVRHTGVSTHKNEPEVIDAVIKSKVYEVALTAYNFRQEHVAEMKTAIARAAEAGVGVIAMKTMAGAKNVNVSAALKWALQDKNVCTAIPGFTNFEELDVCLEAAANLRYTPDEKAFMARADSVPTLYCQQCDACAGQCPQNLPIPDLMRAYMYAHGYRNPGLAKETIAALDLPDNPCSDCAACTVQCRSGFLVAEKIQNIARVRSVPDEFLV
- a CDS encoding DUF6599 family protein encodes the protein MIKKYITLLFLAGCACAARAQTPAELRAMLPPVDGWTLSDKVEVFNRDNLFDRINGAADAFLICNFEEMTTLDYLKDGSKSYVTLQMYRHATPADAFAIYSAERTPDMTFLNIGAEGYRAAGIVYFLSGSMYVKLTTSDESAGTAAMMEKVARALAVKIDAKAALPGLLQVFPAKDKQPRSEVYIVESFMGHKFLHSAYRASYAKDGKEYQLFVIDGKTKAGAEKMLADYLKFAKQPENPTEGLLTVHDRFNGDIPMLWRGRYLFGLVNDSGAQVDAGALLAQVADAARD
- a CDS encoding MFS transporter; the protein is MSNAPAAPQCPPPPARPARKTWTAGALTYTTGGVAALFLWLLWGDLAWAMRDRSVMPMAQWYLNSLGIPSAVYALLISSVPAAIALVAGPVISVKSDRHRGRRGRRIPFLLALTPLAAFGMLGIALTPFLADEAARVFAPGHPAGGWLRAALDGSVAGSVLQDRQVVAIACFGVFWVAYELAVIAAQLVFGGLINDVVPRALLGRFYGLFRAISLIDGMIFNFWIIGHVPAHFTLIMVVIGLFHLVVVMWTFLKIREGAYPPPPPPRPVGAGRAGRFLAGAGDYFRECFTNSYYVLIFVMMMAAMMAFSPVNVYAIPHAQSLGVDMHVYGKFLALTFLISLGLSYFLGWLADVFHPLRVTIASLAAYALVAGWGGIFARTAETFLVAWVAHGVLAGCYFTSAASLGQRLYPHSKYAQFASAAGIFLAMANMVLMPLVGLLIDGTGRTYRHTFTVACALALVSLAAAWGVHRKFTRLGGAAGYVAPE
- a CDS encoding RluA family pseudouridine synthase, whose translation is MPNATLTHTVPPGIRRIRADKALAIAFPGHSRVAIQRAFDAGLVSFDGRPIKRDHAVHGGDTLAFSMPDARPSELKPVAIPLDILFEDRHLLAINKAAGMVVHPGAATGEDTLVHALLAHCKGGLSGVGGVERPGIVHRLDRETSGVMLVAKTDAAHRGLSEQFSTRALQKEYLALVAGTPALLSGSIRKPIGRNPHQRHKMMAFEESHPAARDAHTDWEVVESYGALATLVRCRIHTGRTHQIRVHLKSLGHVLLGDTVYGWHADPRLPVQPSRVMLHAEHLVVHHPVTGKLLDLTAPPPKDFKAMQRALKTATKPSKKRPQKPKAVRP
- a CDS encoding BamA/OMP85 family outer membrane protein; amino-acid sequence: MISPRNHAASPIGKNGRWQDGLRAVRFGAAGRHGVRPSFRISRFAFFFLALLFVLSPALPGEPAAPPPRARISVRGAGWWGNIQQVRTINQVLDAHRGPTVNANEIEDIAFLLLSYFVDDGYLRPKLDIRVTAPDGAKDSYSCDETFDLDLPRDLLAAEVRFEITRGRRYHLKHLSFTGLTALPESDARALFLPTTAWVGFSPPYSVNTFKHSISALLDELRQRGHAQAAIDASGLLIDHSTGHVTAEIKITPGPIWKVRSITINDPQTAIDTAELQKLAGRPWSQWWQQDLSEQTRQIYFRHGYPDIQLRLEHTSGAITGSAGMSSMSLRSEPARESSSAGDAVPVSVTLHVTPGPQVRIGKISLVGDRHTRAATVRRRIRPREGDLLNPVLLENARYRIAQLGVFDEVNLATAPEGASVRDVTFAVKEAPRHQASLLLGWGSYEELRGGIELRSNNLIGIADQTRLQFVQSMKSTSGDLNLTLPEHLIRSVSTAIRLYGLHREEVAFDREEYGAAITFRRFFGRSRYDTSIGYSYEYLLNKNSTVETYTGQDDRSLAASIKLSVGRDRRDNPLLPRRGWHWLIQSETASQTLGGDANYQKYRFTASYHTTWKRIRWIHAGIDFGLIEPIAGDTPAALPLNKLYFPGGQSSIRGYQEGEAAPYAPDGASYLGANIYALMNLELEQALTENWSAVLFYDLLTDKAKLAADPGYEWLHSLGIGIRYRTILGPLRLEYGRNLNPRPNDPKGTLHLSIGFPF